In the genome of Deinococcus aerius, the window TGCGGAGCGTGTGGCGCAACTACGGCCAGATGGACGGCGAGGACCTCGCGCGCCTGACCCACCTGCAGGGCAGCCCGTGGACCCAGACGTACGGCCTCCCCAACGACCTGATTCCCAACGAGGTGACCCGCGAGTACTACACCAGTCTCGCCCGCAGCGCCTGATGCCCCCCGAACCCTCCTTTCCCCCGTCCCCGGAACCGCTGGCCGAGCCCAACCCGATCGACCGGGTGGTGCGCAGCGGCCTGGAGGTCGAGCAGCGGCTGCGGGACGCGAACGCGGCCGAACTGGAGCGCCGCACCCGCGAGCTGCGCTACCGCGAGGCGGTGGACCAGCGCCTGCTGCGGCTGGGGATCGGCGGGGCCGTGTTCCTCCTGGCGACGGCGTGGCTCGTCGCGGACGTGATCCTCACCCTCGCCGTGGGCTGGGGCGAGCTGAACGGGCGCCCCTTCCGGCTGGAGAGCGGCGTCATCATCGCCTTTCTCACCACGAGTACGGCGACCGTGATCGGGCTCTTCCTCGTCTTCCTGCGCTGGCTGTACCCGCAGGGGCCGGTGATCCCGGGGGGTTCAGCCGACCGGGCGCCCGAGGGCCGGGGGCGCTGAGGCTACGCCCGCACCGCCTGGCCCTGGAGCCAGCGCAACACCTCCGCCGCGTGGGTCTGGGGGTTCACGCTGGACCAGTGATGCGCGACCTTCCCGTGCGGGTCGATCAGGAAAGTCTGCCGGGCCGCCAGGCCGAGCAGCCCACCCAGGCCGCCCAGCACCCCATAGGCGCGCGACAGGGTGCGGTCCCCGTCGGGGATGAGCGGGAAGCTGAGGCCGCAAGAGTCGCGGAAATTGGCCTGCCGAGCCTCGGTGTCGGTGCTGACGCCGATCACGGCAGCACCCAGGCGCTCGAACTCGGGCAGGGCGGCCTCGAACCGCTGGGCCTCGATGGAGCAGCCCGGGGTGTTCGCCCGGGGGTAGAAATACAGCACCACCCAGCGCCCCCGCAGGTCGGCGAGGCAGACGGGACGGCCATCGTCGCTGCGGGTGTCGAACTCGGGGGCGGGCTGGCCGACGCGGGGGGACATGGGGCCATTGTACGGGCCATGCCCGGTCAGACGGCTTTCGGGGCATAGTGGGGGACCGGGAGGGGCCGCCCTCTTCCCGCCCCGAGGACGCCTTGACCGACCCGCCCACCCCACCCTCGCCCGGCCGCGTCCACATCGGCACGTCCGGCTGGACGTACCGGCATTGGCGCGGCGCGTTCTATCCCGCCGGGCTCCCGGGGCGGCGCGAACTGGAATACCTCGCCGGGCGGCTGGGCAGCGTGGAGATCAACGGGTCGTTCTACGCCCTCCAGAAGCCGGACGCCTACGCCCGCTGGGCGGCGCAGACCCCGCCGGGCTTCGTCTTCGCGGTCAAGGGCGGGCGTTTCGTCACCCACATGAAGAAGCTGCGGGGGGTGCGGGTGCCGCTGGCGAACTTCTTCGCGTCCGGGGTGCTGCGGCTGGGGGAGCATCTGGGTCCGGTCCTCTGGCAACTCCCCGAGGGGGTGCGCTTCGACCCGGACGTGCTGGACGCCTTCCTGAACCTGCTGCCGGGTTCAACGGGGGAGGCCGCGCGGCTGGCCGCCGAACATGACGCGCACCTGAAGGGCCGGGCGTGGACCCACGCGGAGCGAGACGTGCCCCTGCGCCACGCGCTGGAGGTCCGGCACGCGAGCTTCGTCACCCCCGAATTGCCCGGGCTGCTGCGCCGCCACGGGGTCGCGCTCGTCGTCGCGGACGCGGCGGGGCACTTTCCGCTGATCGAGGAGGTGACCGCCGACTTCGTCTACGTCCGTCTGCACGGCTCGCGCGAGCTGTACCGC includes:
- a CDS encoding DUF72 domain-containing protein; this encodes MTDPPTPPSPGRVHIGTSGWTYRHWRGAFYPAGLPGRRELEYLAGRLGSVEINGSFYALQKPDAYARWAAQTPPGFVFAVKGGRFVTHMKKLRGVRVPLANFFASGVLRLGEHLGPVLWQLPEGVRFDPDVLDAFLNLLPGSTGEAARLAAEHDAHLKGRAWTHAERDVPLRHALEVRHASFVTPELPGLLRRHGVALVVADAAGHFPLIEEVTADFVYVRLHGSRELYRSGYEPGEIAAWAGRVRAWRAGGEPADARRLTGTPVSRQPRDVYVYFDNDIGAHAPHDALALMRALGVTWPGGGEG
- a CDS encoding peroxiredoxin, whose protein sequence is MSPRVGQPAPEFDTRSDDGRPVCLADLRGRWVVLYFYPRANTPGCSIEAQRFEAALPEFERLGAAVIGVSTDTEARQANFRDSCGLSFPLIPDGDRTLSRAYGVLGGLGGLLGLAARQTFLIDPHGKVAHHWSSVNPQTHAAEVLRWLQGQAVRA